In Gimesia benthica, a single window of DNA contains:
- a CDS encoding RNA polymerase sigma factor has product MASKNTTTSKYVSDATEIDAGLLERCRSKKRSAQQCLYELCHRQVYRLMVRTVGLQDAGDVTQQVFLQLFRKIDQFESQSKFETWLYRLAINEGLQHLRKGRRWNFQNLSHEPMSQHNPEFERIDHKELLEVALSRIEPELLSIFVLREVQGLSYREIAEVMEIPEGTVGSRLNRARRELQQQLADLGWEP; this is encoded by the coding sequence GTGGCATCTAAAAACACAACAACATCGAAGTATGTTAGCGATGCGACTGAAATTGACGCTGGCCTATTAGAAAGATGTCGTTCAAAAAAACGTAGTGCACAACAGTGCCTCTACGAGTTGTGTCATCGGCAAGTTTACCGGCTCATGGTTCGCACCGTTGGATTACAAGATGCGGGAGATGTAACTCAACAAGTTTTTCTACAATTATTTCGTAAGATTGACCAGTTTGAATCTCAATCGAAGTTCGAAACTTGGCTTTATCGACTTGCCATAAATGAAGGACTTCAACACCTTAGAAAAGGACGTCGTTGGAATTTTCAAAATCTCTCACACGAACCGATGAGCCAACATAATCCCGAATTTGAACGTATAGATCATAAGGAACTATTGGAAGTAGCTCTGTCAAGAATCGAGCCAGAGTTACTTTCAATCTTCGTACTCCGTGAAGTTCAAGGTCTGTCATATCGCGAAATCGCTGAAGTCATGGAAATTCCAGAAGGAACCGTTGGATCACGGCTGAATCGCGCACGACGCGAATTACAGCAGCAACTTGCTGATCTGGGTTGGGAGCCGTAA
- a CDS encoding zf-HC2 domain-containing protein, translating to MNCSEVQELLSAYYDGELADDQRDRVSAHIGTCTKCAGELTGFEKLSRMASVLSEPVPTQQIWSQINQKLDEQSICENPILKPVHNDHRLSFSVPKLFVLAATILTAVGISWFTYQSWFTHGNHDHFTVEFGHYLDEFVRDPDVAQQILLEKYENKLIDPNRAVEQVGYRPSVANGLPAEYTLESTHVIKMPCCTCVQSICKRNDGSKLAIFEHDDKETKEWFGDRPNISVYCKDKQCCLVELDKQIAASWKQGSRHITLIGVQDVAEVNEIISWLNEKKQPVLN from the coding sequence ATGAATTGTTCCGAAGTTCAAGAATTACTTTCCGCCTACTATGATGGCGAGTTAGCAGATGACCAAAGGGACCGCGTGTCGGCACACATCGGCACTTGCACAAAATGTGCAGGAGAACTTACTGGGTTCGAAAAACTCTCGCGAATGGCCAGCGTTCTCAGCGAGCCTGTGCCAACTCAACAAATTTGGAGTCAAATCAATCAGAAATTAGACGAGCAGTCTATCTGCGAAAATCCCATTCTCAAACCAGTTCATAATGATCATCGGCTTTCGTTCTCGGTTCCTAAGTTGTTTGTTTTGGCAGCAACAATCCTCACTGCTGTTGGAATCAGCTGGTTCACTTATCAGTCATGGTTTACTCATGGTAATCATGATCATTTCACAGTAGAGTTCGGTCATTATCTTGACGAATTTGTCCGCGATCCTGATGTGGCTCAACAGATTCTACTTGAGAAGTACGAGAACAAGCTCATTGACCCTAATCGAGCGGTCGAGCAAGTAGGCTACCGGCCATCCGTTGCCAACGGTCTGCCCGCCGAATATACCCTTGAATCAACTCATGTCATCAAGATGCCGTGTTGCACTTGTGTACAATCTATCTGTAAACGAAACGATGGCAGCAAATTGGCTATTTTTGAGCATGACGATAAAGAAACTAAAGAATGGTTCGGGGACAGGCCCAATATTTCAGTCTATTGTAAAGATAAGCAATGCTGTCTGGTTGAATTAGATAAACAAATCGCTGCCAGTTGGAAACAAGGGTCGCGTCACATCACATTGATTGGGGTACAGGACGTTGCTGAAGTCAACGAAATCATTTCATGGTTGAATGAGAAAAAACAGCCCGTTCTGAATTGA
- a CDS encoding efflux RND transporter periplasmic adaptor subunit, translated as MNDSFQGNWWSRIYGKHTGKLWIGQAAVLLIIGFSIAWSMKDSSSTVNSAKSSETHTEHKNVSQIWTCSMHPQIRRDGPGKCPICGMELVPVTTSAGGIRTIKISPTARKLMRIETTPVERRYVTAEIRMVGKVEYDETKLSYITAWVSGRLDRLYVDFTGIEVKKGDHLVYIYSEELYAAQEELIQALKYQRDRTSSSTKLVQPIDLVASAREKLRLLGLSASQIKDIEQRGAPTDHITIFSPIGGVIIEKLRQEGDRVRTGDRIYTVADLNQVWVKLDAYESDLVWLHYGQKVEFTTEAYPGETFTGRIAFIDPVLNKDTRTVKVRVNVPNKDGKLKPEMFVRAVVRSQLASGGRVIDEDLTGKWISPMHPEIVKDEPGNCDICGMPLVRAETLGDVMGNPENKPKPLVIPVSAALLTGTRAIVYVEIPTAKEPTFEGREIVLGPRAGAYYLVRNGLKEGDLVVTNGNFKLDSALQISAKPSMMTPEGGGGGGGGGHDHGGAKSEKKTQQGETAGQQMTLPSQFRSQLDAVLNAFNSVTTAVEEADLAKIRAAFDQLGVKLSQVNKKQLTGHVEMLWREFSMLLSNDVVEGRDVASLQDSDRIYLQLKRHIQRAREQFGLTHSNHQQAIIKIDVPIEFQNQLLPLLDTYFALANSLASDNEKLALATGPKLRQVLGTIQTSHLNEKALTVWQKEFGNLSKITDQVIEAKDIKSMREAFTLLSEEILVVIKTFEVGNNRPLYELHCPMAFKGRGAIWLQNNDQIRNPYFGATMLKCADRVNLISFDKEKQGAHTNHKGHSH; from the coding sequence ATGAATGATTCATTTCAAGGAAATTGGTGGAGTCGCATCTATGGCAAACATACTGGCAAGTTATGGATAGGGCAGGCAGCCGTTCTACTAATAATCGGCTTCAGCATTGCATGGTCAATGAAAGATAGTTCATCGACGGTCAATTCAGCCAAATCCAGTGAGACTCATACAGAGCACAAAAATGTGTCTCAAATCTGGACATGTTCGATGCACCCCCAGATTCGCCGTGATGGTCCAGGTAAGTGTCCTATCTGCGGTATGGAATTGGTGCCTGTCACGACATCAGCAGGCGGCATACGGACGATTAAAATCAGCCCCACTGCGCGGAAGTTGATGAGAATCGAGACTACACCTGTCGAGCGACGTTATGTTACAGCAGAAATACGTATGGTCGGAAAAGTCGAATATGACGAAACAAAACTCTCATATATCACGGCATGGGTTTCCGGCCGCCTCGACCGGCTGTATGTCGATTTTACTGGTATCGAAGTCAAGAAAGGTGATCATCTAGTCTACATTTATAGCGAAGAGTTATATGCTGCTCAAGAGGAGTTAATTCAGGCATTAAAATACCAACGTGATCGCACTTCCTCTTCCACAAAACTCGTACAACCAATTGATCTTGTCGCATCCGCACGTGAAAAACTACGGCTTCTTGGCTTGTCAGCTTCACAGATCAAAGACATTGAACAGCGTGGTGCCCCGACTGATCATATCACCATTTTCTCGCCGATTGGCGGCGTCATAATCGAAAAGCTGCGGCAAGAAGGAGACCGCGTGCGCACTGGAGATCGAATCTATACTGTTGCTGACTTGAATCAGGTGTGGGTTAAACTCGATGCCTATGAATCTGATTTGGTTTGGCTCCACTACGGGCAAAAAGTGGAATTCACAACTGAAGCATACCCAGGCGAGACTTTTACGGGCCGCATTGCGTTTATTGACCCTGTATTAAACAAGGATACCCGAACCGTCAAAGTACGAGTCAATGTGCCTAACAAGGATGGCAAGCTCAAACCAGAAATGTTTGTACGTGCCGTAGTACGTTCACAACTCGCTTCGGGAGGACGCGTGATAGATGAAGATCTTACGGGTAAGTGGATTAGTCCTATGCATCCTGAAATTGTCAAGGACGAACCTGGAAACTGCGATATCTGTGGCATGCCATTAGTTCGGGCCGAGACATTAGGTGACGTTATGGGCAATCCTGAAAACAAACCGAAACCACTTGTCATTCCAGTATCGGCTGCACTCCTCACTGGTACACGAGCAATTGTATATGTTGAAATTCCTACTGCGAAAGAACCTACATTTGAAGGCCGTGAAATTGTGTTAGGCCCGCGTGCAGGTGCGTACTACCTTGTAAGAAACGGACTAAAGGAAGGAGACCTTGTCGTCACCAACGGTAACTTTAAGCTAGACAGCGCTCTGCAAATTTCCGCCAAGCCGTCAATGATGACACCCGAAGGAGGTGGCGGCGGTGGCGGCGGCGGACATGATCATGGTGGCGCAAAGAGCGAGAAAAAAACGCAGCAGGGTGAAACAGCAGGCCAGCAAATGACGTTGCCTTCCCAGTTCCGTTCACAACTTGACGCAGTATTAAATGCGTTCAATAGTGTCACAACGGCTGTTGAAGAAGCCGATTTGGCAAAAATCCGTGCAGCCTTTGATCAGTTGGGAGTGAAGTTGAGTCAAGTCAACAAAAAACAACTGACAGGCCATGTAGAAATGCTTTGGCGTGAATTTTCAATGTTACTATCAAATGACGTAGTTGAAGGACGTGATGTCGCGTCGTTGCAAGATTCTGATCGGATTTATCTTCAACTAAAACGACACATTCAGCGAGCTCGCGAGCAATTTGGTCTGACCCACAGCAACCATCAGCAAGCGATCATCAAGATCGACGTGCCTATCGAGTTTCAGAATCAATTGTTGCCATTGTTAGACACTTACTTTGCACTAGCGAATTCCCTGGCATCGGATAACGAAAAACTTGCATTGGCAACAGGTCCTAAGTTGCGTCAGGTACTCGGTACGATCCAAACATCGCATCTGAATGAGAAAGCATTAACAGTTTGGCAGAAAGAATTTGGCAATCTCAGCAAGATTACAGATCAAGTCATCGAGGCTAAAGACATTAAATCGATGAGAGAAGCGTTCACTTTACTTTCAGAAGAAATCTTGGTCGTTATAAAGACGTTTGAAGTAGGAAATAATCGGCCTCTCTACGAACTGCATTGTCCGATGGCATTCAAGGGGCGTGGAGCGATTTGGCTCCAGAATAATGACCAGATCAGAAATCCCTATTTCGGAGCCACAATGCTCAAGTGTGCGGATCG